Proteins from a genomic interval of Diospyros lotus cultivar Yz01 chromosome 6, ASM1463336v1, whole genome shotgun sequence:
- the LOC127804799 gene encoding LRR receptor-like serine/threonine-protein kinase HSL2, with translation MASQILSLVGLVLTFFLLAACVSVASSSKRDVAVLLRVKNEDLEDEDGLLADWVETSQSAPCDWTGVTCDLQNGVVVSIDLSNLNLAGKFPAGFCRISTLRNLSLGNNYFGGSLSSSSISFCSHLQVLNISSNLFVGNLPEFVPEFINLATLDLSSNNFTGGIPASFGRFPALQVLTLSQNFLNGSIPEYLSNLTELTRFELGFNPYKPGPLPQEIGNLRKLENLWVPNAKLIGNIPDSIGNLVALKNLDLSTNNLSGKIPNTIGGLRSVEQIELYGNQLSGELPDSLSNLTSLLRLDVSLNYLTGNLPDTVAGMPLFSLNLNDNRFEGEIPRSLTSNPNLSQLKLFNNKFSGTLPADFGWNSGVVDFDVSGNELEGPLPANLCHRNKLERLIIFKNRFSGPIPKSYGDCNSLSYVRIEYNEFSGPLPVRFWSLSGVKFLRLDNNKFEGSISPTISTARGLTDLLISGNNLSGELPLEICRLKDLVVFDASRNQFSGELPACITELSKLEILELQENKFTGEIPKTVVSWKDLTDLNLSRNNLNGEIPSELGSLPALLYLDLEGNSLSGEIPVELTKLKLHLFNVSNNKLEGQVPHGFNNELFLQSLMGNPGLCSPNLKPLPPCRKLRPISIYLIGFLVALALVLIVSLIWLLKSKTFRIIFTRKQPTLKITSFQRVGFREEDLLVSLTEENLIGSGGSGQVYKVKLKSGQTVAVKRLWGGNQQVNTEAVFQSEVETLGRIRHANVIKLLLSCIGEHFRILVYEYMENGSLGDILHGEKDEVVLDWPKRFSIAVGAAQGLAYLHHDCVPPIIHRDVKSNNILVDEDFRPRVADFGLAKTLQQDQNESFNGAMSGVAGSYGYIAPEYAYTLKVNEKSDVFSFGVVLLELITGRRPNDHSFGESKDIIKWVTEVAISPPEDRTGVADNLFIDWGQLLSSRLKPSRSEYREIEKVLNVALLCTSALPMNRPSMRRVVELLKAIKVSSSRSD, from the exons ATGGCTTCTCAGATATTGTCCCTCGTTGGTCTGGTTCTTACGTTCTTCTTGCTTGCGGCTTGTGTTTCGGTGGCGAGCTCATCGAAAAGGGACGTCGCCGTTTTGCTCCGGGTTAAGAATGAAGATCTCGAGGACGAGGACGGTCTACTCGCCGACTGGGTCGAGACGAGTCAATCTGCTCCTTGCGATTGGACCGGCGTTACCTGCGATCTGCAGAACGGCGTCGTCGTGTCGATCGACCTCAGCAACTTGAACCTCGCCGGGAAGTTTCCGGCGGGTTTCTGCCGGATTTCGACGCTCCGGAACCTCTCCCTCGGCAATAACTATTTCGGCGGTTCTCTGTCTTCGTCGTCCATTTCTTTCTGCTCTCATCTTCAAGTGCTGAATATCTCTTCCAACCTCTTCGTGGGCAACCTTCCGGAGTTTGTTCCAGAATTCATCAATTTGGCCACGCTTGATCTCTCTTCCAACAATTTCACCGGCGGAATCCCAGCGAGTTTCGGCCGGTTTCCGGCTCTCCAAGTTCTCACGCTGTCCCAGAACTTTCTCAATGGCTCAATCCCCGAGTATCTGTCCAATCTCACGGAGTTGACTCGGTTCGAACTCGGTTTCAATCCTTACAAGCCAGGTCCACTGCCTCAGGAAATCGGAAACCTGAGAAAGCTTGAAAATCTATGGGTTCCAAACGCGAAACTCATCGGAAACATTCCAGACTCGATTGGAAATCTCGTTGCTCTCAAAAATCTCGATCTCTCCACTAACAATCTCTCCGGCAAAATTCCAAATACCATTGGTGGATTGAGAAGCGTAGAACAAATCGAGCTCTACGGCAACCAATTATCAGGCGAATTGCCTGATAGTTTATCAAACTTGACTTCTCTGCTCCGACTCGATGTCTCGCTGAATTATCTGACCGGGAATTTGCCTGATACTGTCGCCGGTATGCCTCTCTTTTCACTCAACCTCAACGACAACCGTTTCGAAGGCGAAATTCCCAGGAGTCTGACGTCCAATCCCAATCTGTCACAACTGAAGTTGTTTAATAACAAGTTTTCTGGTACATTGCCGGCGGATTTTGGTTGGAACTCCGGTGTAGTAGACTTTGATGTCTCTGGCAACGAACTTGAAGGTCCATTGCCCGCGAATCTCTGTCACAGAAACAAACTTGAACGCCTAATCATCTTCAAGAACAGATTCTCGGGTCCTATTCCCAAGTCGTATGGTGACTGCAATTCTCTTAGTTACGTCCGTATTGAATATAACGAATTCTCTGGACCATTACCTGTTCGTTTCTGGAGCTTATCCGGAGTTAAATTTCTTCGACTGGATAATAACAAATTCGAAGGTTCGATTTCTCCGACCATTTCAACTGCTCGAGGTTTAACGGACTTATTGATTTCCGGTAACAACTTATCTGGCGAACTTCCATTGGAAATTTGTCGATTGAAAGATCTTGTAGTTTTTGATGCAAGTAGAAATCAATTTTCCGGAGAATTGCCTGCTTGTATAACTGAATTGAGTAAGTTAGAGATTCTGGAACTGCAAGAGAATAAGTTCACAGGTGAAATTCCAAAAACTGTTGTTTCCTGGAAAGATCTTACTGATCTGAACTTGTCCAGAAACAATTTGAATGGTGAAATTCCTAGTGAACTGGGAAGTTTGCCAGCGTTATTGTACTTGGATCTCGAAGGAAATTCACTTTCCGGTGAGATTCCAGTAGAATTGACAAAGCTGAAGCTCCACCTCTTCAATGTCTCCAACAACAAACTCGAAGGTCAAGTGCCTCACGGTTTCAATAATGAGTTATTTCTCCAGAGCCTAATGGGAAACCCGGGTCTCTGTAGTCCAAATCTCAAACCACTCCCTCCATGCCGGAAGCTCAGACCCATTAGCATTTACTTGATAGGATTTCTCGTGGCCTTGGCCTTGGTATTAATTGTATCACTTATCTGGCTCCTCAAGTCCAAAACTTTCAGAATAATCTTCACCAGAAAACAGCCAACATTAAAGATTACCTCATTCCAACGTGTTGGGTTTAGGGAGGAAGACTTATTGGTTTCACTGACAGAGGAAAACCTAATTGGATCAGGTGGGTCAGGCCAGGTTTACAAGGTCAAGCTCAAGAGCGGACAGACGGTAGCAGTTAAGAGGTTGTGGGGAGGTAACCAGCAAGTAAACACTGAGGCTGTGTTCCAATCAGAAGTGGAGACTTTGGGAAGAATCCGGCATGCTAATGTGATAAAACTTTTGCTGAGTTGCATTGGAGAGCACTTCAGAATCCTAGTTTACGAGTACATGGAGAATGGGAGTTTGGGAGACATATTGCACGGAGAGAAGGATGAGGTGGTATTAGATTGGCCTAAGAGGTTTTCAATTGCTGTTGGGGCTGCTCAAGGGCTAGCCTACTTGCATCATGACTGTGTGCCACCAATCATTCACCGGGATGTTAAGTCAAACAATATTTTAGTGGATGAAGATTTTAGGCCACGGGTGGCTGATTTTGGTCTGGCAAAGACTCTGCAGCAAGACCAAAATGAAAGCTTCAATGGAGCAATGTCAGGTGTTGCCGGATCCTATGGCTACATTGCACCTG AATATGCCTATACCCTCAAAGTGAATGAGAAGAGTGatgtttttagttttggtgTGGTCCTCCTGGAGCTCATAACTGGTAGGAGGCCCAACGACCACTCATTTGGAGAGAGCAAGGACATCATCAAGTGGGTAACAGAGGTTGCAATATCACCTCCAGAAGACAGAACTGGGGTAGCTGACAATCTTTTCATAGATTGGGGACAGCTTTTAAGTTCAAGGTTGAAACCATCAAGAAGTGAATATAGAGAGATTGAGAAAGTTTTGAATGTTGCACTTCTTTGCACTTCAGCCCTTCCCATGAACAGACCCTCCATGAGAAGAGTTGTTGAATTGCTAAAGGCTATAAAAGTTAGCTCGTCTAGAAGTGATTAG